The stretch of DNA CCGGGAAAATTCCAGCCTCGCTCCGCTTCGCTTGTCGTGGCGATTCTGGGCCCCCCGCGGCGGAAAATCGCTTTCACCATAGCTCAGCCCAAGGGTTCCCAGCCATCGAGACCCCAGGTTTCTGCTCACCCGCGCGTCCAGAATCTGGGCGGTGGGCGAAAAACTCGCCGTTGGCTGATCCCTGCGGTCGTTCTGTTCAAAATAATACCGAATCTGAATGTTGTGCTTCCGCGTCCCCGACTGCCAGATCAGACGCATCTGCTGCCGCGTTCCGGCCAGGTAGTCGTAGCTGGCGGCAAGCGACTGGATCGTCTCGGCCCGGATGCGGGCGCGCAGCACATTCCTGTCGCCGAGGGATCGCCGGAATGCTGCCTGGATACCCAGATGGCTCTGGTACGGGGAATTACCGAATTCAGAGGTATCGGCAAAGGCGCCGTACCACACGCCGGTGTCACCCCATGTCGTCAGCCGGCGAAGCTCCAGCTGCAGCAGATCCTGATTGTAGAGATCCAGAGTCAGGTACTTGCGCGTAAAAAAGTTGCCGGCAACAAACCAGCCATCATTCCAGACGCCCCGGATCAGATTTTCCAGGTGGACGCCGGCGGCGAGAAAAGTGTCCGGACCTGCCGCCGTCCCCGTGGGCGCAATCGTGACATTGTCGTTATAGCCGACACCTGCGGAAACAAATCCGCGCCAGACCCCTGTATGAGCCCGCAACTCGTCCAGTTTTCTT from Acidiferrobacteraceae bacterium encodes:
- a CDS encoding tetratricopeptide repeat protein, giving the protein MTRLRTGVVAALAMGLLVSLVMPSLARAAGESEFSHGIKAFRHGDYRLAAAWFESAQAEGMTGAPLLYNLGVSYFKLAKLEKSRKYFRLLTSNPSMAPLARYNLAIIADHQGRRDDAIALLRLVLEHSSDEKLLYIARRKLDELRAHTGVWRGFVSAGVGYNDNVTIAPTGTAAGPDTFLAAGVHLENLIRGVWNDGWFVAGNFFTRKYLTLDLYNQDLLQLELRRLTTWGDTGVWYGAFADTSEFGNSPYQSHLGIQAAFRRSLGDRNVLRARIRAETIQSLAASYDYLAGTRQQMRLIWQSGTRKHNIQIRYYFEQNDRRDQPTASFSPTAQILDARVSRNLGSRWLGTLGLSYGESDFPPRGAQNRHDKRSGARLEFSRRLNKDAKVRIRLLATSNLSTDPAYQFSSNQADASFLVYF